The DNA window CGGAACAATTGATATCCTTGTCAATAATGCAGGTATCATCAAGCGCATCCCTATGGAACAGATGAGTGTGGAAGATTTCCGTCGCGTAGTCGATGTCGATCTCATCGCTCCTTATATCTGTGCCAAGGCTGTAATCCCCGGGATGATTAAGAAAGGTCACGGAAAAATCATCAATATCTGTTCTATGATGAGTGAGCTGGGGCGTGAGACTGTCAGCGCTTATGCTGCAGCAAAAGGCGGCTTGAAGATGCTCACACGCAACATTTGCTCGGAATACGGCGAACACAATATCCAGTGTAACGGTATCGGCCCGGGTTACATCGCAACAGAGCAGACCGCGCCCCTCCGCGAGCGTCAGGCTGACGGTAGCCGTCATCCTTTCGATCAGTTCATAATTTCCAAGACTCCTGCCGCACGCTGGGGCACCCCCGAGGATCTTATGGGGCCGGCTGTCTTCCTCGCATCTGATGCGTCGGATTTTGTCAATGGCCATGTCCTCTACGTGGACGGCGGTATCCTTGCATACATCGGAAAGCAGCCTAAATAACAAAAGCTGATGTTTCTGGCTCGGGTTTTGGAATGCCGGCTATATCATACATATGTCTATACGCATTGAATGTCCGGTGTCTGTCAATCCTGACTTTGAAACAAAGGGTCTATTCTACTCTATTAAACCATAAAAATTGGAACAGGTTTTTTCTTATATCATAGGACTGGGCGCGGCAGTGATGATGCCAATCATCTTTACCGTGCTCGGCCTTTGCATTGACCTCAGCTTCGGCAACTCGCTGAAATCCGGTTTGAAGGTAGGTGTCGGTTTCATCGGACTTTCGATAGTGACAGCCCTTCTTACTTCTGCTCTTGGCCCTGCGCTCGACGAGGTTGTTAAGATTTATGACCTTCAGCTCAAGGTGTTCGACATGGGATGGCCGGCTGCCGCTGCCGTCGCATATAATACCGCTGTCGGTGCATTTATCATCCCTGTTTGTCTTGGCGTGAACCTTCTGATGCTTCTCACAAAGACAACACGTACCGTCAATATCGACCTTTGGAACTACTGGCACTTTGCTTTTATCGGTGCTGTGATTTACTTTGCGAGCGAATCACTCGCATGGGGATTTTTCGGAGCAATCATCTGCTACATAATCACCTTGATTATAGCCGATATGACAGCCAAAAAATTTCAGGGCTTCTATAAGGATATGGACGGAATTTCGATTCCACAGCCTTTCTGTGGCGGTTTTGTGCCTTTCGCATGGGCTATCAACAAAGGTCTCGACATGATTCCCGGCATTGAGAAGCTTGAAATTGATGCTGAGGGAATGAAGAAGAAATTCGGACTCCTTGGCGAGCCTCTTTTCCTCGGTGTTGTGGTAGGTTTCGGCATCGGTTGCCTTACCTGCAACTCAGGTTCAGAGATTGTCGACAAAATTCCTTATATCCTCGGTCTCGGTATCAAAATGGGTGCCGTCATGGAGCTTATCCCCCGTGTAACAGTGTTGTTCATCGAAGGTCTTAAGCCTATCAGCGACGCTACACGCAGTCTGATTGCCCGTAAATTCAAGGGGGCTGACGGTCTGAATATCGGCATGAGCCCTGCGCTTGTGATCGGCCATCCGACCACTCTCGTGGTTTCGCTTCTGCTCATTCCCGTGACGCTTCTCCTTGCCGTCATTCTTCCGGGCAACCAGTTCCTGCCGCTCGCTTCGCTTGCCGGTATGTTCTATGTATTCCCTCTCGTGTTGCCTTTCACGAAGGGCAACGTGGTCAAGACTTTTATTATCGGTCTTGTGGTAATAGTGATGGGACTTTATATGGTGACAAATCTTGCCGGAGCGTTCACGCTTGCTGCCAAGGACGTCTACGCAGCTACAGGCGACGCTGCGGTTTCAATCCCGGCTGGTTTTCAGGGTGGCAGCCTTGATTTCGCATCAAGCCCTCTCGCATGGATTATCTATCAGTGCACTGAAAATCTTAAATGGATCGGGTCAGGTCTTCTTGTTATTGCGACAATGGGACTTATGATATGGAACCGTATTCTTATTGTACGCAACCAGAAAGCGATGGTTGCCAAGAACTCAGATGAAATTCAGAAAACAGAATAAATAGACTTATGAAGAAAATATTAACGGCTATCGCACTTATGAGCATTTCACTCTCAGGCATGGCACAGACTGAATATTCTGTGCTTCGTGCCTGTCACCCCGATGACGTGAAGCATTATGACACAAAGCAGCTCCGCTCGCGCTTCATGATGCCCAAGGTCATGGAACAGAACAAAATAAATCTTACATATTCCATGTATGACCGCCTTATCTACGGAGGTGTAAGTCCCGTAGGCAAGGAAATCGTTCTTGAAACCATCGATCCGCTCAAGTCAAAATATTTTCTTGAGCGTCGCGAGCTTGGTGTCATCAACACCGGTGGCGACGGCATCGTGACTGTCGACGGCAAAGAATATGAGCTTCATTTCAAAGATGCTCTTTATGTCGGCCGTGGCAAGCAGAATGTGACTTTCCGCAGCAAAGATGACTCAAATCCTGCGAAATTCTATATCAATTCAACTCCTGCCCACAAGGAATACAAGACACAGCTCATCACAATCGACGGACGCAAGGGTTCGATCAAGGCAAACTGCATCAAGGCCGGTTCGCTCGAAGAGTCAAATGACCGTGTGATCAACCAGCTCATTGTGTCAAATGTGCTTGAGGAAGGCCCCTGCCAGCTTCAGATGGGTCTTACCGAACTGAAGCCCGGTAGCGTATGGAACACAATGCCGGCTCACACCCATGACCGCCGTGTAGAGGCTTACTATTATTTCAATGTACCCGAAGGCAATGCTATCTGCCATATCATGGGTGAGCCTCAGGAAAACCGTCTCATCTGGCTTCACAACGAGCAGGCGGTGATGTCGCCCGAATGGTCAGTCCACGCAGCAGCCGGAACATCAAACTATATGTTCATCTGGGGCATGGGAGGCGAGAACCTTGATTATGGCGACATGGACAAGGTAACCTATCTTGAAATGGAATAATGTTTTTTAATCCCAATATAAATCATTAATTATCATGAAAGTCGTAACTTTAGGCGAAATCATGCTTCGCCTTTCTCCCGAAGGAAACCATCGTTTTGTTCAAGTAGATAATTTCGATGTCATCTGGGGTGGCGGTGAGGCCAATGTGGCTGTCAGCTGCGCAAACTATGGCCTTGACGCATACTTTGTGTCTAAGCTTCCCAAGCACGAAATCGGGCAGGCTGCTGTCAATGCGCTCCGTCGCTATGGCGTACACACCGAACACATTGCCCGTGGCGGCGACCGTGTAGGTATCTACTATTGCGAGACCGGTGCTTCAATGCGTCCTTCAAAGGTGATCTACGACCGTGCTAATTCAGCTATTGCTGAGGCCGATCCCGAAGATTTTGATTTCGATGCAATCATGGAAGGTGCCGACTGGTTCCACTGGAGCGGTATCACTCCCGCTATCAGTGACAAGGCTGCTGAGCTTACCCGTCTCGCCTGCGAGGCTGCAAAGCGTCACGGCGTGACTGTTTCTGTGGACCTTAACTTCCGTAAGAAACTCTGGACAAAGGAAAAGGCTCAGTCAATCATGCGTCCTCTTATGCAGTATGTCGATGTCTGCATCGGCAATGAGGAAGACGCTGAACTTTGCCTCGGCTTCAAGCCTGATGCTGACGTTGAAGGTGGCGAAACCAACGCTGAAGGCTACAAGGGCATCTTCAAGGCTATGGCCAAGGAATTTGACTTCAAGTATGTGATTTCTACCCTCCGTGAATCATTCTCTGCTACCCACAACGGCTGGAAGGCTATGATCTACAACGGTGAAGAATTCTATGAGTCAAAGCGCTACGACATCAACCCGATTATCGACCGTGTAGGTGGTGGTGACTCATTCTCAGGTGGTGTTATCTATGGCCTTCTCACCATGCCCACTCAGGGTGAGGCTCTCGAATTTGCAGTTGCTGCTTCTGCTCTTAAGCACACTATCCCCGGTGACTTCAACCTCGTTACTGTTGACGAAGTGAAGGCTCTCGCAGGCGGTAACGCAAACGGCCGTGTACAGCGCTAATCGAATTTATATAATTCACATAAAATTAACCACCCGCAATTCATGGTCAGCATGGTTGCGGGTGGTGCTGTTTTGTTTATACGACTTACGATTTGTTGAGGTGGTCAATCGCTTGGCTGAGGGCTTTGTCAAGATAATAGCCCGATTTTAGTTTTGCATTTATTCTTCTTGCATTGTCGGTGAGCAGCCTATATTCTTTGTCATCAATCTCTTTTAACCTATCGTCGAGTGTTGTCAGTGAATCGATGGTAATGCCTACTTTTTCTTTGTTGATGAATTCTGCGCGTCCTGCTCCGGACCACACGATTACAGGTGAATTACACCGAAGGTAGAGGGAGACTTTATGTGGATTATTATATGCCATGTACTCGCCGATGCGTCCTTCTCCGCTGTCAAGCGATTCGCCATACCATGAGAGACCGAAGTCTCCCATGTGGGATTTTATTATCTGACGGTCAGAGACTATGCCCATATAGTGCAGATTGGGATATTTCGCTATTTCTTCCAATTCCGGGTGCGTCCCGTAGAGATATATGTCGCGGTCGGGCATTATTTCTGCAAGTTTCCTCAGATAAGGATGGGTTTTGAAAGAGACATTCCCGACATAGTACAATGAATAGTTTCGGTCAACAGGTTCATGTGGGGCGCCTGATTCTCCATGAATATAGTC is part of the Duncaniella dubosii genome and encodes:
- a CDS encoding gluconate 5-dehydrogenase, encoding MVNFSLEGKVALVTGAAYGIGLAIAQAYAEAGAKIVFNCSRQETVDRGLKAYKELGIEAKGYLCDVTDEEAVKAMVADIEATVGTIDILVNNAGIIKRIPMEQMSVEDFRRVVDVDLIAPYICAKAVIPGMIKKGHGKIINICSMMSELGRETVSAYAAAKGGLKMLTRNICSEYGEHNIQCNGIGPGYIATEQTAPLRERQADGSRHPFDQFIISKTPAARWGTPEDLMGPAVFLASDASDFVNGHVLYVDGGILAYIGKQPK
- a CDS encoding PTS galactitol transporter subunit IIC, which translates into the protein MEQVFSYIIGLGAAVMMPIIFTVLGLCIDLSFGNSLKSGLKVGVGFIGLSIVTALLTSALGPALDEVVKIYDLQLKVFDMGWPAAAAVAYNTAVGAFIIPVCLGVNLLMLLTKTTRTVNIDLWNYWHFAFIGAVIYFASESLAWGFFGAIICYIITLIIADMTAKKFQGFYKDMDGISIPQPFCGGFVPFAWAINKGLDMIPGIEKLEIDAEGMKKKFGLLGEPLFLGVVVGFGIGCLTCNSGSEIVDKIPYILGLGIKMGAVMELIPRVTVLFIEGLKPISDATRSLIARKFKGADGLNIGMSPALVIGHPTTLVVSLLLIPVTLLLAVILPGNQFLPLASLAGMFYVFPLVLPFTKGNVVKTFIIGLVVIVMGLYMVTNLAGAFTLAAKDVYAATGDAAVSIPAGFQGGSLDFASSPLAWIIYQCTENLKWIGSGLLVIATMGLMIWNRILIVRNQKAMVAKNSDEIQKTE
- the kduI gene encoding 5-dehydro-4-deoxy-D-glucuronate isomerase: MKKILTAIALMSISLSGMAQTEYSVLRACHPDDVKHYDTKQLRSRFMMPKVMEQNKINLTYSMYDRLIYGGVSPVGKEIVLETIDPLKSKYFLERRELGVINTGGDGIVTVDGKEYELHFKDALYVGRGKQNVTFRSKDDSNPAKFYINSTPAHKEYKTQLITIDGRKGSIKANCIKAGSLEESNDRVINQLIVSNVLEEGPCQLQMGLTELKPGSVWNTMPAHTHDRRVEAYYYFNVPEGNAICHIMGEPQENRLIWLHNEQAVMSPEWSVHAAAGTSNYMFIWGMGGENLDYGDMDKVTYLEME
- a CDS encoding PfkB family carbohydrate kinase, encoding MKVVTLGEIMLRLSPEGNHRFVQVDNFDVIWGGGEANVAVSCANYGLDAYFVSKLPKHEIGQAAVNALRRYGVHTEHIARGGDRVGIYYCETGASMRPSKVIYDRANSAIAEADPEDFDFDAIMEGADWFHWSGITPAISDKAAELTRLACEAAKRHGVTVSVDLNFRKKLWTKEKAQSIMRPLMQYVDVCIGNEEDAELCLGFKPDADVEGGETNAEGYKGIFKAMAKEFDFKYVISTLRESFSATHNGWKAMIYNGEEFYESKRYDINPIIDRVGGGDSFSGGVIYGLLTMPTQGEALEFAVAASALKHTIPGDFNLVTVDEVKALAGGNANGRVQR
- a CDS encoding galactofuranosyltransferase — encoded protein: MLNRKFISRNYKHLDNGGGIAKSDIDITLENLGYQNIGLRRSFYHNNLVHGIRNFIGLQKAMMSIHRNDAIVLQYPMKIGFDRICKKAHQRGAKIICLIHDLSSFRNKSLTPDEEIMRLNATDVLLTHNHRMREWLSEHGCKVKMIDYEIMDYIHGESGAPHEPVDRNYSLYYVGNVSFKTHPYLRKLAEIMPDRDIYLYGTHPELEEIAKYPNLHYMGIVSDRQIIKSHMGDFGLSWYGESLDSGEGRIGEYMAYNNPHKVSLYLRCNSPVIVWSGAGRAEFINKEKVGITIDSLTTLDDRLKEIDDKEYRLLTDNARRINAKLKSGYYLDKALSQAIDHLNKS